Genomic segment of Pseudothermotoga hypogea DSM 11164 = NBRC 106472:
GTTTCATCACAACTGTGGTGACACTGATCGTGAGCGTTGTCGTGTCGGGTTATCTTCGCTTCAAGAGCTGGAAATTTCTTGAACTGATGTACAAACTTCCTCTCTTCATACCTTTTCTGATCGTGGGACATGCGATGAGGGTGTTCCTCGCACCCCATGGGACGTTGAACAATTTGTTGACGAGGATCCTGAGGATTGAGGAACTACCAGGGCTCTCCAGAAGTTGGATCGGATTGGTTTGGGCTTTTGTCTGGATCATGACCCCGTACGCCACGCTCATCGTACTTGGCGCCTTCAGAAGCTTGGACAGTGCATACATCGAAGCGGCACAGAACGTTGGTGCTTCGAAGTGGAAGATCGTGGTCGATATTTTGATTCCCATGTGCCGACCTTCGATCATGGTGGCGTTCATCCTCACTTTCGTCAGAACCATAAGCAGTTTGACCATACCTATAATGGTTGGACCAGCGAGTCCGAACATGATCACTGTGAACATGATGTTCAGGGTGAACTATTTCAATGACTGGGGCACTGCAAACGCTCTGGGCGTGATCTCGTATTTGATCGTCATGGTGTTTGCCATCTACTATCTTAGGTTCATGGCTGCCGAGCGAGGGGGTATCAAGGCGTGAGAAGGTTCTCAATTTTGAAGCTCACACTGAAAGTTGTCCTGGTTTTTATCATACTCTTGTTCGTCGTAGGCCCTTTCGTCGGAATTGCTATCTGGAGCTTTGCAAGGGTCTGGTATTGGCCAAGCCCCATTCCTCAGGAATTCACGTTGCGCTACTGGTCTGAAGTGTTCAGGCAGGGTAGAGTGCTCGACTCGCTTGTACTCAGCTTGAAGATCGCGTTGCTCACTGTGGGATTCTCGATAGCGATCGCTATTCCCGCCGCTTACGCGTTCGCGAGGTACGGATTGCCCGCAGAACGCATCTTGTTGTTTCTTTTTCTTATGCCTCAGGCTTTTCCACAACTTCCAGTTTTCATCAACCTCGCTCGAATTTTCGGAAAGATGGGTTTGAGAGGCAACATGTGGGGTATCGTCATGGCCCACACGATGGCCTCGCTGGTTTTCTCTCTGTGGATAATAACGGCGACGTTCAAATCTATACCACTCGAACTGGAACAGGCCGCACAAAATCTCGGCGCGAGCAGATGGCGGGTGTTCTGGACGATCACGTTTCCCCTGGGCATTCCAGGTGTCATAGCTGGTGCGATACATGTCTTTCTTTGGTCGATGGGTGAATTCAACGCGGCGTTCTTCATAGGAGCTCCTTTCATACAGACGGCCCCCGTACTCATGTACACAGCGAGTGCCGGTTACAACATGCAGATCGCAAGCGTAATCGCAATCGTGCTCATGATACCGTCCCTCCTGTTCATGTTCGTCATTGAGAGGTTCTTAAAAGCCGAATACATAGCAGGAATTGGGGGATGAAATCATGGTAGTGTTGAGAACCGAGGGTTTGAAGAAGTACTACGGCGATGTGAAAGCCTTGGACGACGTCTCGGTGGAGATCAATGAAGGGGAACTGCTCGCGGTGATCGGACCGAGCGGTTCTGGAAAGACTACGTTATTGAGATCCGTCGCAGGTTTTGTACAGCTGGATGGTGGGAAGATCTACATAAGAGGGCGCGATGTGACCGATCTGCCCCCGGAACGACGAAACGTTGCCATGTTTTTCCAGAACTACGCTTTGTGGCCACACATGACTGTTTTCGAAAACGTTGCTTATGGTTTGAAGGTGAGAAAGCTGAGCAAAGAGAAGATCAGAGAAAAAGTTGAATGGGTCCTGAACTTTCTCGATATAGGACATCTGGCGAACAGAAAGCCGAGTCAACTGTCTGGCGGACAACAACAGAGAGTGGCACTCGCCAGGGCGATCGTCGTTGAGCCTGACTTACTCTTGCTGGACGAACCTCTGTCGAATCTCGATGCAAAGATAAGGATGCGGATCCGTTTCGAATTGAGAGCCATGTTGAAAAAACTCAACATTGCCACGCTTTACGTGACACACGATCAGGAAGAGGCATTGAGTATAGCTGACAGAATAGCCGTGATGAGCAACGGCAAGATACTCCAGGTGGGCGAACCTCGTGAGATATATCGAAGGCCGGCGAACCTTTTCGTGGCCGATTTTGTTGGCGTGAACTGCGTTGTTCGTGCCAGACCTGAAGCAGTCAGAAAACTGGGTATAGCTGTCTTTGAAGGTGCAGAAGAACTCAGCTTGGTCATAAGGGCGGAGGAAGCCGTTCTGAGTCGTTATAACGCTTCGATCGAGAAGGCGCCTGGTGATATACTGTTGAACGGACTTATAGTTGGCAAGCTCTATCTTGGTGCGAAGACGCGTTACGAAGTGAAACTGCAGGAGCTGGAAGACAACATTTTCATAAACAGTGAGGAGGACTTTCAGTTGAACGAACCAGTGCAAGTCCTTGTGAAAGAAGGCAGTTACTTCCTCTACGCTTGAGCCGTT
This window contains:
- a CDS encoding ABC transporter permease — protein: MKRRRELFVGFLLILPALIVLGALYVYPLILSVYTSFTVEGKYGLANYAKAFDIYWRDIIYSVLISFITTVVTLIVSVVVSGYLRFKSWKFLELMYKLPLFIPFLIVGHAMRVFLAPHGTLNNLLTRILRIEELPGLSRSWIGLVWAFVWIMTPYATLIVLGAFRSLDSAYIEAAQNVGASKWKIVVDILIPMCRPSIMVAFILTFVRTISSLTIPIMVGPASPNMITVNMMFRVNYFNDWGTANALGVISYLIVMVFAIYYLRFMAAERGGIKA
- a CDS encoding ABC transporter permease, encoding MRRFSILKLTLKVVLVFIILLFVVGPFVGIAIWSFARVWYWPSPIPQEFTLRYWSEVFRQGRVLDSLVLSLKIALLTVGFSIAIAIPAAYAFARYGLPAERILLFLFLMPQAFPQLPVFINLARIFGKMGLRGNMWGIVMAHTMASLVFSLWIITATFKSIPLELEQAAQNLGASRWRVFWTITFPLGIPGVIAGAIHVFLWSMGEFNAAFFIGAPFIQTAPVLMYTASAGYNMQIASVIAIVLMIPSLLFMFVIERFLKAEYIAGIGG
- a CDS encoding ABC transporter ATP-binding protein, which translates into the protein MVVLRTEGLKKYYGDVKALDDVSVEINEGELLAVIGPSGSGKTTLLRSVAGFVQLDGGKIYIRGRDVTDLPPERRNVAMFFQNYALWPHMTVFENVAYGLKVRKLSKEKIREKVEWVLNFLDIGHLANRKPSQLSGGQQQRVALARAIVVEPDLLLLDEPLSNLDAKIRMRIRFELRAMLKKLNIATLYVTHDQEEALSIADRIAVMSNGKILQVGEPREIYRRPANLFVADFVGVNCVVRARPEAVRKLGIAVFEGAEELSLVIRAEEAVLSRYNASIEKAPGDILLNGLIVGKLYLGAKTRYEVKLQELEDNIFINSEEDFQLNEPVQVLVKEGSYFLYA